A region of the Terriglobales bacterium genome:
CTACAGCAGCGACGACCCCATCCACAACCCCGCCACCGTGGACTACACCCTTACTGTGCCCGCCAGTGCGCGCCTCGACGGCATCAAGCTCATCAACGGCAATCTTGACATCCAGAACGTCACCGGCGACGTCGACGCGCATTGCATCAACGGAAATCTGCGCGCCTCCGGCCTCCGCGGCCGCACTGATCTCTCCACCATCAATGGCGCATTGGAAGTGACACTCGACACTGTTTCCGGACCCGTCATTTCCGCCAATCGTCAGTCCGACAATGCGCGTGACGTCGCGCTCAAATCCGTCAACGGCGAAGTCGCCGTGACTCTTCCCTCGGACACCGACGCCGAAGTCCACGTTCGCACCGTGCACGGCAGCATCAGCAACGACTTCGGACTTCCCGTCGACGACGGTCGCTATGTCGGCCACTCCCTCGCCGGGCGGCTCGGCTCCGGCGCCGTCCGCATCCAGCTGAAAAATGTGAACGGTCCGGTCTCTATCCACCGCGCCTCCGACGGCAAACCTCTCTCCGCCGTGCAAAACATTCTTCCTCCCAGAACCCCGCGAGAGACTTCGTTTTAGCGTCTCGGGCCGCGCAGGGCTTTAGCCCTGGAAAGCATGCTTTTTTCGGAGACTTGTCATTTCGAGCGGGCTTCAGCCCGCAAGGAATCTCGGTTTCCTTTTCCGTCTTCTTGCCATTGCTCGCAACTCGTCGCCGCTTCTTCCTCCGCTCCCCGCCGCCAGTCAGACCGAAAACCCCAGGCTACCTGCCCAAAACCTCAGGTTATCTGGACCTAACTCGCTGATTCCGCTCACCACCAAAGGAGCACCTATGCCGTCCCGATCGTCCGGTTTTTAGGCCCGACGACGATGTCGCGGAGCGCATCTGAACATGCGGAGCGACCTCATGGCTAAGAACCGCGAAAACGACGAACTGGGACCCAACTCCGCCGGGCAATCCGGCGACACGCAGCAGATTTCGAACCTGCCCGACGCGGATTCTGAAAGCGTCGAGGAGTTAGTCGAGGAAGGAAACGCCTTGGAGGCCGGCCTCGTCGAGGGCGTGGAAGACGCCGAGGACCCCGACGTCTCGGAGGTCACTACGCGCCAGGTGCCGGAGGACGATGTTCCCGCCGAGTACCTGGATGACGAGAACAAGAACGTTGCGTGAGAAGAGTAGCTAGTACCGAGTACCTGGTGCCAGGCGCCTGGTGCAGTTTAGCGAGTCGCCAAAAAAAAGCGCGGCCCTTTCGGCCGTGCATTTTTATGACGGTTCTCGGTTGTCGGCTAACCCGTCATCAGTAGTCAGTGCCCGCTACTTGGTACTCACGCTAGCGCGCGACTTCCTTGTCGGTCTGCAGGTGGTTCTCCACTGAGAACACGCCTGGGACCGCGCTGGCGCGGATGAAGGCTACGTTGCGATCGAAGTTGTCCATGACGACGCCGTAGAGCCCGACATGGCCGCCGTCGACCACGATGCGGATCGGCGCCTGTGGATCCAGGCTGTAGCGGCTGAGCGCCGGATCGCGATAGATGGCGCGCGCCACGCTGAAGCGCACCCGGTCGTCGTAGAACGAGGCCGGCGCAACCTTCACCTGGTTCACCACGCCCTTCACGCCGGGCGTGTTGACGACCTCGGCGATCGCGGATTCGCGGTCCACCGGATTGCGGACTTCCCCGCCGACGGTGGCCACGCCGTTGTCGACTCCGACGGTGAGCACGTTCCAGACGTTGCCGTAGCCGACGCGGTCGTAGGCGAGCTTCTTCGCCAGCTTGTCGCGCAGCGCGGCGTCGGAAATTTCCGGTCCGGCAACGCTGATTTCGTCGCGTACGTTGTGGCTCTGTTTGCGCGCCTTCTTCTCCGCGTCGAGCTTGTGTTTGTAGGAGTCAACCGTGCCCTGGAGCGTGACCACGCCATCGGACACGCTGGATTGCACATTCTTGAACTCGGATTTCTTCTGCAGTTCGGCAGCGAGTTTGGCCTGCAGGGCAGCGTCGCTGGCTGCGTCAGCCAGCGCCAATCCGCCCAGGCTCATGATCGCGGCCAACAGAATCGCCGCAAATTTCGCGTTGCTTTTCAT
Encoded here:
- a CDS encoding BON domain-containing protein; this translates as MKSNAKFAAILLAAIMSLGGLALADAASDAALQAKLAAELQKKSEFKNVQSSVSDGVVTLQGTVDSYKHKLDAEKKARKQSHNVRDEISVAGPEISDAALRDKLAKKLAYDRVGYGNVWNVLTVGVDNGVATVGGEVRNPVDRESAIAEVVNTPGVKGVVNQVKVAPASFYDDRVRFSVARAIYRDPALSRYSLDPQAPIRIVVDGGHVGLYGVVMDNFDRNVAFIRASAVPGVFSVENHLQTDKEVAR